From Juglans regia cultivar Chandler chromosome 8, Walnut 2.0, whole genome shotgun sequence, the proteins below share one genomic window:
- the LOC109022037 gene encoding protein CROWDED NUCLEI 4-like, translating into MATPQPKRLAVTPTSARPLSITPGSRILKTPLSDETIWKRLKEAGFDEDSIKRSDKAALITYIAKLEAEIFEHQHHMGLLLLERKELDSKYEQIKTSAETAEIMRVCDQAARLAALSEARKQEESLKKAVVVKDECIASLEKALHELRAESAEIKVSAERKLAEARTMVEDAQKKFTEAEAKLHSAESLQAEASRCNSAAEKKLQDVEAREDDIRRHIISFKSDCDEKEKEIILERQSLTERQKALQLEHERLLDAQALLNQREDHIFSRSQDINQLEREREDLKTNIEKELRALNDERSDLELAKASLSRREQDIIKKEALLNKEEQGLLVLQQKFASKESDELQKAIANHEIALRTRKSEFEAELEVRRKSIEDEIEAKSRAWELKEMDLRQRENLIWERERELEVESRALSDREKEVAETLNLLDEKEKCLSATEKEFELNKANLLEEKEEVKKMKVELQKSLDSLEDRKKLVDCAQEKLEDMKTETSELSVLEMKLKEEIDIIRAQKNGLLADYDKLKIEKAKFESEWEFIDEKRVELRKEAEHVAEERLAFSKFIKDEHDSLRLEKVAMRDQCKRDIEALNLEREDFMNKMVHDRTEWFSKMQQERADFLLDIDMHKRELENCFEKRREELESDLREREKAFEQEKKNELQCISSLKEKVEKELEQVALEMKRLETERIDINFEREQRNREWAELNNCIEALKVQSERLKKQRELLHADREEILSQIEDLKKLQDLKVASDSVVVAELQKSDSKPSQRKNSTKRILQQQTLLQKADSHKETDITDISSLLDSQSKGDMDGASMQNSARYSWIKRCTELIFKRSPDKTPVKYEERSLTSDHENASNRQNYVQEKSNRILSERQQVRYALCEPKVIVEVPTVGEVVKEANCTESEIKEYASERSAPSISEQELLARRKKRVIPSKSNDGVNLQLEKTQNNKKRRQQEDGPAAQWASTESVISSQQNIPEDQRALSSSQTNESAEEAGAFFVDKIMQISEVTLETTRTHNFTNEDKLVSLLNPVGELELDISPDEVINISPDQGVNGHANSSHVQNGVFPCCPKAPENPQEVIHVGHDSDHFQSQ; encoded by the exons ATGGCGACTCCGCAACCGAAACGCCTAGCGGTCACACCGACTTCTGCTCGGCCTTTGTCGATTACGCCTGGTTCTAGGATTTTGAAAACCCCTCTCAGCGATGAAACCATCTGGAAGCGCCTTAAAGAGGCCGGTTTCGATGAGGATTCAATCAAACGGAGTGACAAGGCTGCACTCATAACCTATATTGCAAAGCTTGAAGCTGAG ATCTTTGAACACCAACACCACATGGGCCTTCTTTTATTGGAAAGAAAGGAGTTGGATTCCAAGTACGAGCAGATAAAAACCTCCGCAGAAACAGCTGAAATAATGCGGGTGTGTGATCAAGCTGCACGCCTAGCTGCTTTATCTGAGGCAAGGAAACAAGAAGAGAGTCTGAAGAAGGCTGTAGTCGTCAAGGATGAGTGTATAGCAAGC CTTGAGAAAGCCTTGCATGAGTTGCGTGCGGAATCTGCTGAAATAAAGGTTTCAGCTGAGAGGAAATTGGCTGAAGCACGCACTATGGTAGAGGATGCTCAGAAGAAGTTCACTGAAGCGGAGGCAAAGCTGCATTCAGCAGAATCTTTGCAAGCAGAAGCGAGCCGGTGTAACAGTGCCGCAGAAAAAAAGCTGCAGGATGTTGAAGCACGTGAAGATGACATTAGGAGGCATATCATATCTTTCAAGTCTGA TTGTGatgaaaaggagaaagagaTCATTCTTGAGAGGCAATCTTTGACTGAAAGGCAGAAAGCTTTGCAGCTTGAACATGAAAGATTACTTGATGCGCAAGCTTTGCTAAACCAGAGAGAGGATCACATTTTTAGTAGATCTCAGGATATAAATCAacttgaaagagagagagaggatttaaAGACGAATATCGAGAAGGAACTTAGAGCTCTAAATGATGAGAGATCTGATCTGGAGCTGGCTAAGGCTTCCCTGTCAAGAAGGGAGCAG GATATCATTAAAAAGGAAGCTTTGCTGAACAAGGAAGAGCAAGGCCTTCTTGTTTTACAGCAAAAATTTGCGAGCAAGGAATCG GATGAATTACAAAAAGCCATTGCCAATCATGAAATTGCTTTGAGAACAAGGAAGTCTGAATTTGAAGCTGAGCTGGAGGTGAGGCGAAAATCAATTGAAGATGAAATTGAGGCTAAGAGTCGGGCTTGGGAGTTGAAGGAGATGGATCTTAGGCAGCGGGAGAACCTAATATGGGAAAGGGAACGTGAGTTGGAGGTTGAATCAAGGGCATTGTCAGACAGGGAGAAAGAAGTGGCAGAGACATTAAATCTACttgatgagaaagaaaaatgcctTAGTGCTACTGAGAAGGAGTTTGAGCTTAATAAGGCTAATTtgcttgaagaaaaagaagaggttaagaaaatgaaagtaGAGCTTCAAAAGTCACTGGATTCATTGGAAGACAGAAAGAAGCTAGTTGATTGCGCACAAGAGAAGTTAGAGGACATGAAAACTGAAACGAGTGAGTTATCGGTTCTGGAGATGAAACTTAAAGAAGAAATAGATATTATTAGGGCTCAAAAAAATGGGCTTTTGGCTGATTATGATAagttgaaaatagaaaaggctAAGTTTGAATCTGAATGGGagtttattgatgaaaaaagagtagagttaCGGAAAGAAGCAGAACACGTAGCTGAAGAGAGACTGGCCTTTTCCAAGTTTATTAAGGACGAACATGATAGCCTTAGACTGGAAAAAGTTGCAATGCGAGATCAGTGTAAACGTGATATTGAGGCACTAAACCTTGAGCGGGAAGACTTTATGAATAAGATGGTGCATGATCGTACTGAGTGGTTCAGCAAGATGCAACAAGAACGTGCAGATTTCTTACTGGATATTGATATGCATAAGAGGGAACTGgagaattgttttgaaaaaagacGTGAAGAATTAGAGAGTGatttgagggagagggagaaagcCTTTgagcaagaaaagaaaaatgaacttcAGTGTATAAGCTCTCTCAAGGAAAAAGTGGAGAAGGAGCTGGAACAGGTTGCTTTAGAAATGAAGAGGCTTGAAACTGAGAGAATTGATATAAATTTTGAACGTGAACAAAGAAACAGGGAGTGGGCAGAGCTAAATAATTGCATTGAGGCCCTTAAGGTCCAAAGCGAGAGATTAAAAAAGCAAAGAGAGCTATTACATGCAGATAGAGAAGAGATTCTTTCCCAGATTGAAGACCTTAAGAAGCTGCAGGATTTGAAAGTTGCTTCAGATAGTGTTGTAGTTGCTGAGTTGCAAAAATCTGATTCCAAACCAAGCCAGCGGAAGAATTCCACAAAAAGAATTTTGCAGCAGCAGACTCTTCTACAAAAGGCTGACTCACATAAAGAGACAGATATTACCGACATTAGCAGTTTGCTCGATTCTCAATCTAAGGGTGATATGGATGGTGCTTCCATGCAAAACTCTGCTCGTTACTCTTGGATTAAACGCTGCACGGAATTAATATTCAAACGTTCTCCTGATAAGACTCCTGTGAAGTATGAAGAAAGGTCTTTAACATCTGACCATGAAAATGCAAGCAACAGGCAAAACTATGTGCAAGAGAAGTCAAACAGAATTCTCAGCGAGAGACAACAGGTGAGATATGCACTTTGTGAGCCAAAAGTGATAGTTGAAGTGCCCACTGTTGGTGAGGTTGTAAAAGAAGCAAATTGTACCGAATCTGAAATCAAAGAATATGCAAGTGAAAGGAGTGCCCCTTCAATTTCTGAGCAAGAACTTCTGgctagaaggaaaaaaagagttaTACCCTCTAAATCCAACGACGGTGTTAATTTACAACTAGAGAAAACACAGAACAATAAGAAAAGGAGGCAACAAGAAGATGGCCCTGCAGCTCAATGGGCCTCTACTGAGAG TGTAATTTCTTCCCAACAAAATATTCCTGAGGATCAGCGTGCATTGTCATCCTCTCAGACTAATGAAAGTGCTGAAGAGGCCGGTGCATTTTTTGTAGATAAAATCATGCAAATCTCAGAAGTGACTCTTGAGACAACCCGCACTCACAACTTCACAAATGAAGACAAATTAGTCAGCCTGTTGAATCCTGTTGGAGAATTGGAACTGGATATTTCTCCAGatgaagtaataaatatttctccAGATCAAGGAGTAAATGGTCATGCAAATTCTTCACATGTACAGAATGGTGTCTTTCCCTGTTGCCCCAAGGCACCAGAAAATCCACAGGAAGTAATTCATGTTGGGCATGATAGTGATCATTTTCAG TCTCAATGA
- the LOC109022035 gene encoding transcription factor RAX3-like, with product MGRAPCCDKANVKKGPWSPEEDDKLKTYIEQHGTGGNWIALPQKIGLKRCGKSCRLRWLNYLRPNLKHGGFSEEEDNIICSLFLSIGSRWSIIAGQLPGRTDNDIKNYWNTRLKKKLLGRQRKDQQTRARRGNSLKQEIMKRESCDQTFMVPGVMNQSPYWSAEIPAAATVMSSDQGPTDLDQDQVSTLRSLLIKLGENFSDHQPNSTATTTTTNFQYPIGIISSPQDHQPYANTSSFLASTFSAATNCSDKTCTDQLSNMFQRLEDFPNQLCEFGYENPPQLDHGLEGFYGMEMINASTATASISGESSSWGDISSLVSDHHEGNCQQGLPQLQDSAFENLRYFAPAQR from the exons ATGGGGAGAGCTCCTTGCTGTGACAAGGCCAACGTCAAGAAAGGTCCATGGTCGCCTGAGGAAGATGACAAACTCAAGACTTACATCGAGCAGCATGGCACCGGCGGCAACTGGATAGCCTTGCCCCAGAAGATAG GCCTTAAGAGATGCGGAAAGAGCTGCCGCCTTAGATGGTTGAATTATCTTCGGCCAAACCTTAAGCACGGCGGGTTTTCAGAGGAAGAAGATAACATTATTTGTAGCCTTTTTCTAAGTATTGGAAGCAG GTGGTCCATCATCGCAGGGCAATTACCCGGACGAACtgataatgatataaaaaactACTGGAACACGAGGCTGAAGAAGAAGCTCCTTGGCAGGCAGCGCAAAGACCAACAGACTCGGGCTCGCCGAGGTAACAGCCTGAAGCAAGAgatcatgaagagagagagctgTGATCAGACCTTTATGGTTCCTGGAGTCATGAACCAGAGCCCATACTGGTCTGCAGAGATCCCTGCAGCAGCGACAGTAATGAGTTCAGACCAAGGCCCTACTGATCTGGATCAGGACCAAGTAAGTACTCTAAGGAGTTTGCTGATCAAACTGGGGGAAAACTTTTCGGATCATCAACCAAACAGtaccgccaccaccaccaccactaattTTCAATACCCCATTGGGATTATTTCCTCGCCTCAAGATCATCAACCATATGCGAACACATCGAGTTTTCTTGCTAGTACTTTTTCGGCAGCTACGAATTGCAGTGACAAAACTTGTACTGATCAATTGTCCAACATGTTTCAAAGGCTTGAAGACTTCCCAAACCAGCTTTGTGAGTTTGGCTATGAAAACCCACCTCAATTAGATCATGGGTTGGAGGGGTTTTATGGAATGGAAATGATCAATGCTAGCACTGCAACAGCTTCCATTTCTGGCGAAAGCTCCAGTTGGGGAGATATAAGCTCTTTGGTGTCCGACCATCACGAAGGAAATTGTCAACAAGGATTGCCACAACTGCAAGATTCTGCTTTTGAGAATTTGAGGTACTTTGCGCCGGCACAGCGCTAG